One Luteibacter aegosomaticola genomic window carries:
- a CDS encoding YebC/PmpR family DNA-binding transcriptional regulator has protein sequence MGRGPSIEGRKNAEDAKRAKVFTKLIREITIATRGGVPDPNGNPRLRAAVDKALAANMTKDTIERAIKRGSGADGGADMHEIRYEGYGPAGTALIIDCVTDNQTRTVADVRAALTKLGGNMGTTNSVAFQFTRVGQVVIHTGGDADVEAKLEEAAIENNAEDIVIADGVGTVLLAADPIAVEAMRKALVAAGFDVDSSDVVMHPNGPLVTPTGEALEQFQKLLARLDSLDDVDEVYHNAVLPQEADDE, from the coding sequence ATGGGTAGAGGCCCGTCCATCGAAGGTCGCAAGAATGCCGAAGACGCCAAGCGCGCCAAGGTATTCACCAAGCTGATCCGCGAAATCACCATCGCCACCCGTGGCGGCGTGCCCGACCCCAACGGCAATCCGCGCCTGCGCGCGGCCGTGGATAAGGCCCTGGCCGCCAACATGACCAAGGACACCATCGAGCGCGCCATCAAGCGCGGCTCGGGTGCCGATGGCGGTGCCGATATGCACGAGATCCGCTACGAGGGCTACGGCCCGGCGGGTACCGCGCTCATCATCGATTGCGTCACCGACAACCAGACCCGCACCGTGGCCGATGTGCGCGCCGCGCTGACCAAGCTCGGCGGCAACATGGGCACCACCAATTCGGTGGCGTTCCAGTTCACCCGCGTGGGCCAGGTCGTCATCCACACCGGTGGCGACGCCGACGTGGAAGCGAAGCTGGAAGAAGCAGCGATCGAGAACAATGCCGAAGACATCGTGATCGCCGATGGCGTGGGCACGGTGTTGCTGGCTGCCGACCCGATCGCCGTGGAAGCTATGCGCAAGGCGCTGGTCGCCGCCGGCTTCGACGTGGATAGCTCCGACGTGGTCATGCACCCGAACGGCCCGCTGGTTACGCCCACCGGCGAAGCCCTCGAGCAGTTCCAGAAGCTGCTCGCGCGCCTGGATAGCCTCGACGACGTTGATGAGGTCTACCACAACGCCGTGCTGCCGCAGGAAGCGGACGACGAGTAA
- a CDS encoding esterase/lipase family protein, with amino-acid sequence MSPDVILLHGLWMRGFAMAMLHRRLREEGFRVHQFEYMSVAAPPEQAIARLRKRIRALSPGPVHVVGHSLGGILALLACRDMDEPGGRIVCLGSPLNGSGAARGLTHHWGGDVLLGRSRELLSHGLDHWDGPREVGMIAGRQQVGLGSLVGDVGTEHDGSVGVEETRLPGLTAHCILETSHTGMLVSADVARQAAFFLKEGRFDQAPAPVP; translated from the coding sequence ATGTCGCCCGATGTCATCCTGCTCCACGGCCTGTGGATGCGCGGGTTCGCCATGGCCATGCTTCATCGTCGGCTGCGCGAGGAAGGTTTCCGGGTCCATCAGTTCGAATACATGAGCGTGGCCGCGCCGCCCGAACAGGCGATCGCGCGGCTACGAAAGCGGATTCGCGCGCTGTCACCTGGCCCGGTCCATGTGGTGGGCCACAGCCTGGGCGGCATTCTCGCCCTGCTGGCTTGCCGGGATATGGATGAGCCGGGCGGGCGCATCGTCTGCCTGGGCTCACCCTTGAATGGTAGCGGTGCCGCTCGCGGCCTTACCCACCACTGGGGCGGTGATGTCTTGCTGGGGCGGTCCCGCGAACTGTTGTCGCATGGCCTTGACCACTGGGATGGTCCCCGCGAGGTTGGCATGATCGCCGGCCGCCAGCAGGTGGGCCTGGGCTCGCTGGTCGGTGATGTAGGAACCGAGCACGATGGCTCGGTGGGTGTGGAAGAGACCCGGCTGCCCGGCCTCACGGCGCACTGCATCCTCGAAACCAGCCACACCGGCATGCTCGTCTCCGCCGATGTGGCCCGCCAGGCCGCGTTTTTCCTGAAGGAAGGCCGCTTCGACCAGGCGCCGGCCCCAGTGCCCTAG
- the aspS gene encoding aspartate--tRNA ligase, translating into MRTHFCGLIDESLVGQEVTLCGWVNTLRLQSHVAFVDLRDHEGIAQVVIERENADAFAVAGELGYEYVIKVTGQIRKRLSVNDKLKTGTVELLASKVEILNAARDLPFALHENPNEDMRMTYRYLDLRRPEMQKMMRTRTALVRELRRYLDAAGFQDIETPILTKATPEGARDYLVPSRVHPGQFYALPQSPQLFKQILMMAGFDRYYQIARCFRDEDLRADRQPEFTQLDLEFAFVEERDVQDFVENMIRHVFREVRGVELDATFPRMTYEEAMRRFGSDKPDLRIALELTDIAEAVKHVEFKVFADPANDPAGRVAALRVPGAADLSRKDIDGLTEYAGRYGAKGLAWLKVDDLAKGREGINSPVAKFLDDAALNKVLELTGAANGDIVFFGAGAWKVVTDFMGALRLKLGRDRGLVENSWKPLWVTDFPMFEYDEEEKRFVALHHPFTAPNIDDIADLRANAAVALSRGYDIVLNGSEIGGGSIRIHRPEMQSAVFELLGIGPDEAEAKFGFLLKALRMGAPPHGGLACGIDRIAAIMAGTESIRDVIAFPKTTSAQDLMTDAPSPVSAPQLKELHVRVDAAEPLKA; encoded by the coding sequence ATGCGCACCCATTTTTGCGGCCTCATCGACGAGTCCCTGGTCGGCCAGGAAGTCACCCTGTGTGGCTGGGTCAACACCCTGCGCCTGCAGAGCCACGTGGCCTTCGTCGACCTGCGCGACCACGAGGGCATCGCCCAGGTCGTGATCGAGCGCGAAAACGCCGATGCCTTTGCCGTCGCTGGCGAGCTGGGCTACGAGTACGTGATCAAGGTCACCGGCCAGATCCGCAAGCGCCTGTCGGTGAACGACAAGCTCAAGACCGGTACGGTCGAGCTGCTGGCCAGCAAGGTCGAGATCCTCAACGCCGCGCGCGACCTGCCGTTCGCGCTGCATGAGAACCCGAACGAGGACATGCGGATGACCTACCGCTACCTCGACCTGCGCCGCCCGGAAATGCAGAAGATGATGCGCACGCGTACCGCGCTGGTCCGCGAGCTGCGCCGCTACCTGGATGCCGCTGGCTTCCAGGACATCGAAACCCCGATCCTGACCAAGGCCACGCCGGAAGGCGCGCGCGATTACCTGGTGCCCAGCCGCGTGCACCCGGGCCAGTTCTACGCGCTGCCGCAGTCGCCGCAGTTGTTCAAGCAGATCCTGATGATGGCCGGTTTCGACCGCTACTATCAGATCGCCCGCTGCTTCCGCGACGAAGATCTCCGCGCCGACCGCCAGCCGGAATTCACCCAGCTCGACCTTGAGTTCGCCTTCGTCGAAGAACGCGATGTGCAGGATTTCGTCGAGAACATGATCCGCCACGTCTTCCGCGAAGTGCGCGGCGTCGAGCTCGATGCCACGTTCCCGCGCATGACCTACGAAGAGGCCATGCGCCGCTTCGGCTCGGATAAGCCCGACCTACGTATCGCCCTGGAACTCACCGACATCGCCGAGGCGGTGAAGCACGTGGAGTTCAAGGTGTTTGCCGACCCGGCGAACGATCCGGCCGGCCGCGTGGCCGCCCTGCGCGTCCCGGGTGCCGCTGACCTTTCCCGCAAGGACATCGACGGCCTGACCGAGTACGCCGGTCGCTACGGCGCCAAGGGCCTGGCCTGGCTGAAGGTCGATGACCTGGCCAAGGGCCGTGAAGGCATCAACTCGCCGGTGGCCAAGTTCCTCGACGACGCCGCGCTCAACAAGGTCCTGGAGCTCACCGGTGCCGCCAACGGCGATATCGTCTTCTTCGGCGCCGGCGCCTGGAAGGTCGTGACCGATTTCATGGGCGCCCTGCGCCTGAAGCTGGGCCGCGACCGCGGTCTGGTGGAAAACAGCTGGAAGCCGCTGTGGGTCACCGATTTCCCGATGTTCGAGTACGACGAGGAAGAGAAGCGCTTCGTGGCGCTGCATCACCCGTTCACCGCCCCGAATATCGATGACATCGCCGATCTGCGCGCCAACGCCGCCGTGGCGCTGAGCCGCGGCTACGACATCGTCCTCAACGGTAGCGAGATCGGTGGTGGTTCCATCCGTATCCACCGCCCCGAGATGCAGAGTGCCGTGTTCGAGCTGCTCGGCATTGGCCCGGACGAAGCCGAGGCCAAGTTCGGCTTCCTGCTGAAGGCGCTGCGCATGGGCGCGCCGCCCCACGGTGGCCTGGCCTGCGGTATCGACCGCATCGCCGCCATCATGGCCGGCACCGAGTCGATCCGTGACGTCATTGCGTTCCCGAAGACCACCAGCGCGCAGGATCTGATGACCGACGCCCCGTCGCCGGTTTCGGCTCCGCAGCTGAAGGAACTGCACGTCCGCGTCGATGCCGCGGAGCCGCTGAAGGCCTGA
- a CDS encoding DUF3011 domain-containing protein, whose product MKRLLGMVAMLALGAGLFMAPPAAHAQRGGDTVSCGSVDGRRTICRVPWREARLVRQDSKTTCVRGRNWDIDRGTLWVDDGCRGIFQEAGGWGGGGRPGWGDDRPGYGGGGRPGYGGGGGQIVSCDSNDNKRVFCRWPIGRGARLYEQTSKTECREGYTYGFTRDGIWADRGCRGRFDIGR is encoded by the coding sequence CGCGGGCCTGTTCATGGCCCCGCCGGCCGCCCACGCCCAGCGTGGCGGCGATACCGTTAGCTGCGGCAGCGTCGATGGCCGCCGCACGATCTGCCGGGTGCCGTGGCGCGAGGCCCGGCTGGTCCGTCAGGACTCGAAAACCACCTGCGTCCGCGGCCGCAACTGGGATATCGATCGCGGCACGCTGTGGGTCGATGACGGCTGTCGTGGCATTTTCCAGGAAGCCGGTGGTTGGGGTGGCGGTGGCAGGCCGGGCTGGGGCGATGACCGCCCGGGTTATGGCGGCGGTGGCCGTCCGGGTTACGGCGGTGGTGGCGGCCAGATCGTGAGCTGCGACTCCAACGACAACAAGCGGGTGTTCTGCCGCTGGCCGATCGGCCGTGGCGCCCGCCTGTACGAACAGACCTCGAAGACCGAGTGCCGCGAGGGCTACACCTACGGCTTCACCCGGGATGGCATCTGGGCCGATCGCGGCTGCCGCGGGCGGTTCGATATCGGGCGTTGA